The window tgtttattaatcAAATGTAAACGTAATGAAGATGAGCGGTTGCCGGTGACGAAATCagtgaaaaattgaaagattgaGGTTATGGAAATAAAAGGTAGACAGCGgcaattaaaaattgaacGGAGTTTGGTGACGAAGATGAAACAACTCCCATggttataataaattaattccaataaattaaattatattttgtattatacttcaatacaaaatatagtcaaataattttcataataataacacatagtaatataagaaattaattactacaacaatgaaatgaaaggtttattagtcaaataattttcataataataatacatgatAATATAAGGAATTAATTACTATGACAATAAATTGAGAgaatgtttgaaataatttaaaattacttacgaatataatatataattattaaaaggtTATTATTGTccaaattttatacaaaattaggATTTCAACAAATAATTCCAAATTTAAGATATGTGTGAAAAATCGTAATGAATTTAGGTTATTTGTCtaaatctttcaaattttaaattccacCTCCAAACACATTGAAATTCAATTCTATTCTATTTCATttaatcattatttaaaacttttgtttacACATTCTCTACAAACTccttaatttcaatttttatatatgacaAATCTATCACATGCtcttaatttataaacatatatctAAACGCAAGATATTAATTTTCCAAGacatttaaaattcaaatgtttaaattcCACATTTAATATTCATACTCGTATAACAATATCTCGAATCTTAAAGGCAGATATACATTGACTTCTTGGTTTATAATGTCCTTGCATTAGGCATACATCACCCCCAAATTAAAGACAAAATATACTTACAAAATTAAAGGCAATGTAAGGGGGGGTTTGGTAGGGTTGTAAATGAAGAATCAGTATCTCAACATCCCAAATTTGGCCCATAGCATTCTTTCTGCAAATAATGTCCTCTTTGTGTATGATTCCGAAAATACAGACCAAAAAAAGACTAAACTATTTTGCATTGACATGAGACGATCACAAACGTctcgagagagagagatagagcATTCTTTGATGAAAACCTAAATATTTGCTTTTAAGAACGAGTAAAAAGCTCTTGAAGAGAACCCGCCATTCCACGTCGCCGTCCCTGAAATTTGATCAAGTTAAAAACTTATGTCCCAAGCCTAAAGTATTCCTTGTCTATTAACTTATGATGCTAAAGTTAGAAAAGACTCACCTTCTCATTATGAAATAGATCTTCGGCTATAGCTTCTGTTTCCTTCcgccttctttcttctttcaaggACTCTGCAATTTCCTCCCTCCCATCACCATTATCCCTACAAAGTCATAAGAAAATGTTAGATGATACCATCAAAGAAAAGGGGACCTCAAACAATCAAGCTTGGCCAAAAAAAGCCACAAAAAGGCAATAAATCTAGTGACATCTTAAAACACTTCAATgggggaaagaaagaaagaaagagatcaaGAGAAACACTTACTTGTAAGGATACTTATCAAATGGGACAAGATTGTTAAAGCTATTCCCAGAGTGAGTTTGTGTCTGCAAAAAAGTTTTAAGGACATGAGTGATGAGTACCAACTTCCATAATATTTTCCTCCATATGCCAACCGACACAAGAAAGTTTTCATTGCTAAGCATATTTGAGGCAAAAGTATCTGTTTCCACTGATTCCTAAACCAACATACTGACAGTTGAATGCCAACATGATCACGATCATCATTCAAGATgagcaaaaatatataatggcTGAGATCTCATCAACATGAAGCAATAATTTGCACACCATTTAAAATGGAATGATGCAGGAAAAGACGTTCAAAGGCAAAGAGCAATACTTTTCTGAATCGTTTGAAGTTAATCCCATTGTTTTCTGCAGTTACTAAAGTGGAGGGTTTCGTGGCATGCTGCACAATTAAATTTTGGCTGAATATTATGTCTATATTTCTGCTGTCGGATTCATTGATCTTGTCCTTTCTCATCTCGATATCGCTGCAACTATTTTTTACTGTTTCATGGCCACCCACTGATCCAGTAGCAGCATTGTCAACAGAAATCAGTGGTCTACTTAAATATTCATCTGATTTGCTTACATATGCATCTGGCCCTTGGACATTAGAAACAGCTGGTTTACTTGTTTCTGTTTCAAGATCGGATTCTGCTACCACAGTCTCGTCAGTGGAGCATGTAGAGGAACCAGGTTCTGCAAGGAAACTCTACATTCAGTTAgacaaatgaagttaaaatcGAGAAATCAACCGTAACTTATCAATTATCACTAGAAAAATATACTACGAGAGAAAGTAGCAGTGAAGAAGACTGCTTACCACAGGGATGTATCAAATTGTCTCTGTCTAATGTTCCACTCAAAACAGAAGATATCAAAATCAACTCAGTTATTTTATAATACGAATCAACCTTAAAGGATGAATCCAACTTTTCAACTGATCCTCCAGGCATAACGAATACTACACGATCATTTTCTCCATTACCCAAATCCTACAAAAGTTATCATGCAAATCAATGCCCAACAAACACCAAGTTCACAGAACTGagataaacaaaagaaatggaataaAGACTTCAAGCcgttatattttttctaatcacAGACTACATAGAGCACCATTTGGAACATATTTCCAAACACTGTTAACAACTGAAGCATTACCGTTTGGAACACAATTACTAATTCATGAGTAAAAATGTTATGTATATGTTGATGTTTTATGAAGACCAATTTATAGAGTGAACAAAGGGAGTAGAGTACTTCCGTAGTACTAGAAAAATTCCCACATTGCTATCAGAAATAATGTGACTTAGATTATTTTACATgaaattgtcaaataaaagtGTTTATCCACGCCTTCAGAAGAAATTAGGAAAAGATGGATACAGTATAGGTGAAAAGAGGTAGAGCCTCATACTTGGCTATCTGAAGAGAAGTCCTCAATAGACAAAACATTCGCACCACCAACTTGTTGTAATAACATCTTCAACCGATCCCCATACTTGTACTgctaaattttagaaaaatgaatgtcaAAAACTAGAAATACGAAACAGAAAATTCAGATTtcagagtttttttttttttgaagcggagacaaaattcttttttaataagaactCAACTTCAGagatttttttgaaacggagacaaactgctttattaatgtaatttaGAATTCAGAAACGTATCTGTCTTATTATTCTtgagtcaaagcaatgttacatatttatatagagaataaactaaaccctagagactatgtaaaattacaataaaggacatatgtatatatatatatatcataacaattAACAataactcaaagtacaagagagttatacaatgaGCGTAATAAAGAAGCCTAGAAAGCAATAAGCGGGGGATCAGAAGGTGCATccagacatctcaactaggttgacacctcTTAGCATCAAAACAATCCCAATTAAAgctagaaataaaaaatgccaAAGTACAATGGAGACATAGTCCAGCCTAATACAGAAGCTGAGAcagagaaataaagaaaaataaagaaaaggaaatgaggCAAACAAAGCAGTACAAAGGCTGAACCTgtaaacaaaaggaaaagcTGCTACTGTGTAAACTAGACCCAAAGAAAATATAAGTTATGCTCCAAAGAAGCCTAGCCAGAGAGGGGAAAACGAAGCTGTCAAAATGCAAAACAATGTCACCAAAACAGAACAGGGCCTAGGGTGCTGGTTGAGAGATAAAGACTGCCTAGTTGAGACTTTAGAGATTATTCACAAACATTCAGGAAAGTTCCATGCAACCCATATATTAGAGAGGTTTGAACTCCCCCCACACAAAACAAAGCATAAGATAGTTTTCTCATAGGTAGGTAGCTAGCTACTTCACTTAAATCCTAATCTGGATACCAAACACAAACATACAACTTCTAATAACTGTCCAGACCCAACATGACAGAAAACAACTTTCTTGCATCGCTACTATtgaattagttttagtttgaAGTTGTTGGAATTGTTTAGATTATATGGTTTACGagcaaacatatattataagaGAATGTCTGGAGTTAGGTGGTTAAGATTTAATTACCCTTgtaatctatatatatgttgcCTCCTCTATTATACAATAATTGCATCAATCTGGAATGaaagaaattacttttttttctctctcccacCTAAGAGATAAACAAGTAATTCGAGGCACTtccacccccccccccccctctcTCTTGAGACCTCTCCCAACCCTAATAACCCCCACTCTCTATTTATATCCTAAACTCTACAACACCTCCCTAACTAATAACCACCATACCCTTAGTCCCTTACCAATAACCAACTACCATTTCCACAATATCCTGTATCCCCAACCAGTAGCCTCACATTTATTTCTTAAGTTCCAAAAATAAGCAGACAGAAACCTAAGGAATAGTACTAAACACCACTTGCGTCCAAGTATCTTGGATAAGACTTAAGTTCCATGAGAGATAAAGGCATTCTGGTTAAGGCAGATATGTTGAATAAGTAGACGCCTTCAAGTGTGCAAAACGCTCAAAAACAGTGAGACTTGCCATAAACAATGGAAGATGaatgaattataaataaagctaatttattttataattcattcATTAGAGGATTGTCCAGCAACTCTcagaaaatgtgaaaatgaaaagacagACTGAAATTGAAACATATAGCATTACCGACTGTGCGTTGCCTAGTAAAAAAGTGTATCCACTCAAACAGTTTTTTCGAGTGTT of the Cucumis sativus cultivar 9930 chromosome 3, Cucumber_9930_V3, whole genome shotgun sequence genome contains:
- the LOC101205356 gene encoding nijmegen breakage syndrome 1 protein isoform X4: MVKWRGEAAVRQFMLHKKRKGCDLTIAKDKGVSRIHAEILVDAMISLNSHNSHLSNISSKVRISDCSKYGTFVRRNSGLKEKLHELPRKEASLYDGDVVSFGSGNATYRFSLVQLLFYVNRSESFQSQLLRDKVSSIGACTSHDIQECTHVLVEELMPFNEALVDAIVAEKPFVLTSWVELFSGKTTCNEIPSFDSYQPTMTVEGMHVKVVDPNTRKNCLSGYTFLLGNAQSQYKYGDRLKMLLQQVGGANVLSIEDFSSDSQDLGNGENDRVVFVMPGGSVEKLDSSFKVDSYYKITELILISSVLSGTLDRDNLIHPCEPGSSTCSTDETVVAESDLETETSKPAVSNVQGPDAYVSKSDEYLSRPLISVDNAATGSVGGHETVKNSCSDIEMRKDKINESDSRNIDIIFSQNLIVQHATKPSTLVTAENNGINFKRFRKTQTHSGNSFNNLVPFDKYPYKDNGDGREEIAESLKEERRRKETEAIAEDLFHNEKGRRRGMAGSLQELFTRS
- the LOC101205356 gene encoding nijmegen breakage syndrome 1 protein isoform X3, with the translated sequence MGFLNIFLLCQKVCQLKISLPCCDLTIAKDKGVSRIHAEILVDAMISLNSHNSHLSNISSKVRISDCSKYGTFVRRNSGLKEKLHELPRKEASLYDGDVVSFGSGNATYRFSLVQLLFYVNRSESFQSQLLRDKVSSIGACTSHDIQECTHVLVEELMPFNEALVDAIVAEKPFVLTSWVELFSGKTTCNEIPSFDSYQPTMTVEGMHVKVVDPNTRKNCLSGYTFLLGNAQSQYKYGDRLKMLLQQVGGANVLSIEDFSSDSQDLGNGENDRVVFVMPGGSVEKLDSSFKVDSYYKITELILISSVLSGTLDRDNLIHPCEPGSSTCSTDETVVAESDLETETSKPAVSNVQGPDAYVSKSDEYLSRPLISVDNAATGSVGGHETVKNSCSDIEMRKDKINESDSRNIDIIFSQNLIVQHATKPSTLVTAENNGINFKRFRKTQTHSGNSFNNLVPFDKYPYKDNGDGREEIAESLKEERRRKETEAIAEDLFHNEKGRRRGMAGSLQELFTRS
- the LOC101205356 gene encoding nijmegen breakage syndrome 1 protein isoform X1, with the translated sequence MVWGFFPVDPLSGEEKFYIFAPGKYKVGRKGCDLTIAKDKGVSRIHAEILVDAMISLNSHNSHLSNISSKVRISDCSKYGTFVRRNSGLKEKLHELPRKEASLYDGDVVSFGSGNATYRFSLVQLLFYVNRSESFQSQLLRDKVSSIGACTSHDIQECTHVLVEELMPFNEALVDAIVAEKPFVLTSWVELFSGKTTCNEIPSFDSYQPTMTVEGMHVKVVDPNTRKNCLSGYTFLLGNAQSQYKYGDRLKMLLQQVGGANVLSIEDFSSDSQDLGNGENDRVVFVMPGGSVEKLDSSFKVDSYYKITELILISSVLSGTLDRDNLIHPCEPGSSTCSTDETVVAESDLETETSKPAVSNVQGPDAYVSKSDEYLSRPLISVDNAATGSVGGHETVKNSCSDIEMRKDKINESDSRNIDIIFSQNLIVQHATKPSTLVTAENNGINFKRFRKTQTHSGNSFNNLVPFDKYPYKDNGDGREEIAESLKEERRRKETEAIAEDLFHNEKGRRRGMAGSLQELFTRS
- the LOC101205356 gene encoding nijmegen breakage syndrome 1 protein isoform X7, coding for MISLNSHNSHLSNISSKVRISDCSKYGTFVRRNSGLKEKLHELPRKEASLYDGDVVSFGSGNATYRFSLVQLLFYVNRSESFQSQLLRDKVSSIGACTSHDIQECTHVLVEELMPFNEALVDAIVAEKPFVLTSWVELFSGKTTCNEIPSFDSYQPTMTVEGMHVKVVDPNTRKNCLSGYTFLLGNAQSQYKYGDRLKMLLQQVGGANVLSIEDFSSDSQDLGNGENDRVVFVMPGGSVEKLDSSFKVDSYYKITELILISSVLSGTLDRDNLIHPCEPGSSTCSTDETVVAESDLETETSKPAVSNVQGPDAYVSKSDEYLSRPLISVDNAATGSVGGHETVKNSCSDIEMRKDKINESDSRNIDIIFSQNLIVQHATKPSTLVTAENNGINFKRFRKTQTHSGNSFNNLVPFDKYPYKDNGDGREEIAESLKEERRRKETEAIAEDLFHNEKGRRRGMAGSLQELFTRS
- the LOC101205356 gene encoding nijmegen breakage syndrome 1 protein isoform X2, which produces MVWGFFPVDPLSGEEKFYIFAPGKYKVGRKGCDLTIAKDKGVSRIHAEILVDAMISLNSHNSHLSNISSKVRISDCSKYGTFVRRNSGLKEKLHELPRKEASLYDGDVVSFGSGNATYRFSLVQLLFYVNRSESFQSQLLRDKVSSIGACTSHDIQECTHVLVEELMPFNEALVDAIVAEKPFVLTSWVELFSGKTTCNEIPSFDSYQPTMTVEGMHVKVVDPNTRKNCLSGYTFLLGNAQSYKYGDRLKMLLQQVGGANVLSIEDFSSDSQDLGNGENDRVVFVMPGGSVEKLDSSFKVDSYYKITELILISSVLSGTLDRDNLIHPCEPGSSTCSTDETVVAESDLETETSKPAVSNVQGPDAYVSKSDEYLSRPLISVDNAATGSVGGHETVKNSCSDIEMRKDKINESDSRNIDIIFSQNLIVQHATKPSTLVTAENNGINFKRFRKTQTHSGNSFNNLVPFDKYPYKDNGDGREEIAESLKEERRRKETEAIAEDLFHNEKGRRRGMAGSLQELFTRS
- the LOC101205356 gene encoding nijmegen breakage syndrome 1 protein isoform X6; this translates as MVWGFFPVDPLSGEEKFYIFAPGKYKVGRKGCDLTIAKDKGVSRIHAEILVDAMISLNSHNSHLSNISSKVRISDCSKYGTFVRRNSGLKEKLHELPRKEASLYDGDVVSFGSGNATYRFSLVQLLFYVNRSESFQSQLLRDKVSSIGKTTCNEIPSFDSYQPTMTVEGMHVKVVDPNTRKNCLSGYTFLLGNAQSYKYGDRLKMLLQQVGGANVLSIEDFSSDSQDLGNGENDRVVFVMPGGSVEKLDSSFKVDSYYKITELILISSVLSGTLDRDNLIHPCEPGSSTCSTDETVVAESDLETETSKPAVSNVQGPDAYVSKSDEYLSRPLISVDNAATGSVGGHETVKNSCSDIEMRKDKINESDSRNIDIIFSQNLIVQHATKPSTLVTAENNGINFKRFRKTQTHSGNSFNNLVPFDKYPYKDNGDGREEIAESLKEERRRKETEAIAEDLFHNEKGRRRGMAGSLQELFTRS
- the LOC101205356 gene encoding nijmegen breakage syndrome 1 protein isoform X5, translated to MVWGFFPVDPLSGEEKFYIFAPGKYKVGRKGCDLTIAKDKGVSRIHAEILVDAMISLNSHNSHLSNISSKVRISDCSKYGTFVRRNSGLKEKLHELPRKEASLYDGDVVSFGSGNATYRFSLVQLLFYVNRSESFQSQLLRDKVSSIGKTTCNEIPSFDSYQPTMTVEGMHVKVVDPNTRKNCLSGYTFLLGNAQSQYKYGDRLKMLLQQVGGANVLSIEDFSSDSQDLGNGENDRVVFVMPGGSVEKLDSSFKVDSYYKITELILISSVLSGTLDRDNLIHPCEPGSSTCSTDETVVAESDLETETSKPAVSNVQGPDAYVSKSDEYLSRPLISVDNAATGSVGGHETVKNSCSDIEMRKDKINESDSRNIDIIFSQNLIVQHATKPSTLVTAENNGINFKRFRKTQTHSGNSFNNLVPFDKYPYKDNGDGREEIAESLKEERRRKETEAIAEDLFHNEKGRRRGMAGSLQELFTRS